Proteins from one Streptomyces genisteinicus genomic window:
- a CDS encoding class E sortase, with amino-acid sequence MTSPRILPAVLAGALLLTLGACAGAPAAERSPEPAMSSAGPAATAAERPVVAASGPVGRTAQPSPSPDPRTRAALLSIPEIGLADLKVVPYEGTTDDWPGTRIQNRGLGASPYGDRGGVGPGEVGNYLVTAHRLSAGGPLRDLPALDVGDVVRVTLGGEVFEYEITGTRQTSFRSERSLAEQRAAVPGHPGREPTRAMITISTCATPEDDAAGNHWRDDRGNPEHRIDKIGVLRER; translated from the coding sequence ATGACCTCACCCCGCATCCTTCCCGCCGTCCTCGCGGGCGCCCTGCTCCTCACGCTCGGCGCCTGCGCCGGCGCTCCCGCCGCCGAGCGGTCGCCGGAGCCCGCCATGTCCTCGGCGGGGCCGGCCGCGACGGCCGCCGAGCGGCCCGTGGTGGCGGCGAGCGGCCCCGTCGGCCGCACGGCGCAGCCCTCCCCCTCCCCCGATCCGCGGACCCGGGCGGCGCTGCTGTCCATCCCGGAGATCGGGCTGGCGGACCTGAAGGTCGTGCCGTACGAGGGGACGACCGACGACTGGCCGGGCACCCGTATCCAGAACCGGGGCCTCGGCGCCTCCCCTTACGGGGATCGGGGCGGTGTCGGGCCCGGCGAGGTCGGCAACTACCTGGTGACCGCGCACCGGCTGTCGGCCGGCGGGCCGTTGCGCGACCTGCCCGCGCTCGACGTGGGCGACGTGGTGCGGGTGACCCTCGGCGGCGAGGTCTTCGAGTACGAGATCACCGGCACCCGGCAGACGTCCTTCCGTTCCGAGCGCTCGCTCGCCGAACAGCGGGCGGCGGTGCCGGGCCACCCGGGCCGTGAGCCGACCCGGGCGATGATCACGATCTCCACCTGTGCCACGCCCGAGGACGACGCGGCGGGCAACCACTGGCGCGACGACCGGGGCAACCCGGAGCACCGGATCGACAAGATCGGGGTGCTGCGCGAGCGGTGA
- a CDS encoding CAP domain-containing protein yields MQHHRPAAVLAALLAVTALLGGCTAREPVPAGSAAALVMTPGAGAAGRSTADEYARRVVSLVNDHRRQAGCEPLRVDDRLTAAARAHAGDMASRGYYEHRSPEGRDGGDRITAAGYRWSRWAENIHKGPQGPQDAVTGWLGSATHEQIVTDCALTDTGVGVSLEPGGPWWVQDFAAGG; encoded by the coding sequence GTGCAGCACCACCGCCCCGCAGCCGTCCTCGCCGCCCTGCTCGCGGTCACCGCGCTGCTCGGCGGCTGCACCGCCCGTGAGCCGGTCCCCGCCGGGAGCGCGGCGGCCCTGGTGATGACCCCGGGGGCGGGCGCCGCCGGGCGGAGCACGGCGGACGAGTACGCGCGCCGCGTCGTGTCACTGGTCAACGACCACCGCCGGCAGGCCGGCTGCGAACCGCTGCGGGTCGACGACCGTCTCACCGCCGCGGCCCGGGCCCACGCCGGCGACATGGCCTCCCGCGGCTACTACGAGCACCGGAGCCCCGAGGGCCGTGACGGCGGGGACCGCATCACGGCCGCCGGATACCGGTGGAGCCGCTGGGCCGAGAACATCCACAAGGGGCCCCAGGGCCCGCAGGACGCCGTCACGGGCTGGCTGGGCAGCGCCACTCACGAACAGATCGTCACCGACTGCGCGTTGACCGACACGGGGGTCGGCGTCAGTCTGGAGCCGGGCGGCCCGTGGTGGGTGCAGGACTTCGCCGCGGGCGGCTGA
- a CDS encoding serine hydrolase domain-containing protein has protein sequence MTAVAAAQAVGEEASRRVLADAVAAVDAPDVVFALSREGRRTVVAGGTGPAPAVPRERLRYEIGSASKTFTGLLLAGLVESGELSGGEPAARFLDPRRPPGRAPVTLTHLITHTAGLPPLPADFYPQAVRRWSTNPYAHYPADRVVRAFLRAGPRHRPGTRWRYSNFGVAALGHALSVAASAPWDTLLTARVLRPLGLSDTALRPGGPARDAVGHAADGVRRTPPLDIGGFAAAGAVRATVHDLLAYLEAHLRPEGNPLAGALREVHRPVLRRGVRHRHVHTLTWFRHPADHGPVYFHSGATSGQQAFLGFYPETDTALVAVSTRRFRLRDRLVPVAYGLLTGAGAPR, from the coding sequence ATGACGGCCGTCGCGGCGGCGCAGGCGGTGGGCGAGGAGGCGTCCCGGCGGGTGCTCGCCGACGCGGTGGCCGCGGTCGACGCGCCGGACGTGGTCTTCGCCCTCTCGCGCGAGGGCCGCCGCACGGTGGTCGCCGGAGGAACCGGGCCCGCACCCGCCGTTCCGCGCGAGCGGCTGCGGTACGAGATCGGTTCGGCGTCCAAGACGTTCACCGGGCTGCTGCTGGCCGGGCTGGTGGAGTCGGGGGAACTGTCGGGCGGGGAACCGGCGGCGCGGTTCCTCGACCCGCGGCGGCCTCCCGGCCGGGCCCCGGTCACGCTGACGCACCTGATCACCCACACGGCGGGGCTGCCGCCGCTGCCCGCGGACTTCTATCCGCAGGCCGTGCGCCGCTGGTCCACGAACCCGTACGCGCACTACCCGGCGGACCGGGTGGTGCGCGCCTTCCTGCGGGCGGGGCCGCGCCACCGGCCCGGCACCCGGTGGCGCTACTCCAACTTCGGGGTGGCCGCCCTCGGGCACGCGCTGTCGGTGGCCGCCTCGGCGCCGTGGGACACCCTGCTGACGGCGCGGGTGCTGCGGCCGCTGGGCCTGTCGGACACCGCGCTGCGGCCCGGCGGCCCGGCCCGGGACGCCGTCGGCCACGCGGCGGACGGGGTACGGCGCACTCCCCCGCTGGACATCGGCGGCTTCGCGGCGGCCGGGGCGGTGCGAGCCACCGTGCACGACCTGCTCGCCTACCTGGAGGCCCATCTCCGCCCCGAGGGAAACCCGTTGGCAGGGGCGCTGCGGGAGGTGCACCGGCCGGTGCTGCGGCGCGGGGTGCGGCACCGGCACGTCCACACGCTCACCTGGTTCCGGCACCCGGCCGACCACGGCCCCGTGTACTTCCACTCGGGGGCGACCAGCGGGCAGCAGGCGTTCCTGGGCTTCTACCCGGAGACGGACACCGCGCTGGTGGCCGTCTCCACGCGCCGCTTCCGGCTGCGGGACCGGCTGGTCCCCGTCGCGTACGGCCTGCTCACCGGGGCCGGCGCACCGCGGTGA
- a CDS encoding DUF6895 family protein — protein sequence MTTATRLFHDVGQQAVAWLHTHRDGFRLEPDADPETGFLERFKPVGELALICKVLFREGVSGSRESAMARSLIDHAWREVLDGGRMLVRAQRTEPASPIPFEVYLPFRELGYSQPELERAVRLNHRLESWAALEVTPVRRLGLSRFEQRFGLEPSLEPAEALRRTWLGRRPEPWTVEGHTAYAVTHTVFHLTDWGERPDGLPEDLAAYLADWLPVWLDDWLDLRRWDLLGELLVVDACLPRPALDARVWEGFAAAQLPDGSMPAVGEAPTGDPQDVFDMLYHPTLVAAFASVLATSRSLDRLAG from the coding sequence ATGACGACCGCCACCCGTCTCTTCCACGACGTCGGTCAGCAGGCCGTGGCCTGGCTGCACACCCACCGCGACGGCTTCCGCCTGGAGCCGGACGCGGACCCGGAGACCGGCTTCCTGGAGCGCTTCAAGCCCGTGGGGGAACTCGCCCTGATCTGCAAGGTGCTGTTCCGCGAGGGTGTGTCGGGCTCCCGGGAGTCGGCGATGGCGCGGTCGCTGATCGACCACGCCTGGCGCGAGGTGCTGGACGGCGGACGGATGCTGGTGCGGGCCCAGCGGACCGAGCCGGCCTCGCCGATCCCGTTCGAGGTGTACCTGCCGTTCCGGGAACTGGGCTACTCGCAGCCGGAGCTGGAGCGGGCCGTGCGGCTCAACCACCGGCTGGAGAGCTGGGCGGCGCTGGAGGTCACCCCCGTGCGCCGGCTGGGACTCTCCCGGTTCGAGCAGCGCTTCGGGCTGGAGCCCTCGCTGGAACCCGCCGAGGCGCTGCGGCGCACCTGGCTGGGCCGCCGGCCGGAGCCGTGGACGGTCGAGGGGCACACCGCCTACGCGGTGACCCACACGGTCTTCCATCTCACGGACTGGGGCGAGCGCCCCGACGGGCTCCCCGAGGACCTGGCCGCGTACCTGGCGGACTGGCTGCCGGTGTGGCTGGACGACTGGCTCGACCTGCGGCGCTGGGACCTGCTCGGCGAACTGCTGGTGGTCGACGCCTGCCTGCCCCGCCCGGCGCTCGACGCGCGGGTGTGGGAGGGCTTCGCGGCCGCTCAGCTGCCGGACGGTTCGATGCCCGCGGTGGGCGAGGCGCCGACGGGCGACCCGCAGGACGTGTTCGACATGCTCTACCACCCCACGCTGGTCGCCGCGTTCGCGTCCGTGCTCGCCACCTCCCGCTCGCTCGACCGGCTCGCGGGATGA
- a CDS encoding DUF6895 family protein, with product MTAAGIRSLADAALGWVSDNRDGFRLGEDALAPEADVNRSWKPLGELAQVCVTVRARTAPGTVLHERAGELLAFAWEQTRDGALLLDLQRLEPAATYPLEIYAAFASAGLRHPGYDSCAALLAGTRSWRLTEQQPNRRLGLLNSERRCGLPVRDNPAAVLRSTWLGGLPEPWTFERAAGYTLTHVVFHLTDWGHDFGAVPADVAAYLGDWLPPWLDSCLEDEQWDLACELLAVAAALPGPPDPAMVAGAFAALAGAQDAAGAVPEIGPGPTGRRVRRDFVGVYHSTLMAVFASALVLARFDGAVPPEVPS from the coding sequence GTGACCGCTGCCGGCATCAGGTCCCTGGCCGACGCCGCACTCGGCTGGGTGTCGGACAACAGGGACGGCTTCCGGCTCGGCGAGGACGCGCTCGCCCCGGAGGCCGATGTGAACCGCTCCTGGAAGCCGCTGGGCGAGCTGGCCCAGGTCTGTGTCACCGTGCGCGCGCGCACAGCTCCGGGCACCGTCCTGCACGAACGGGCGGGCGAGCTGCTGGCCTTCGCCTGGGAGCAGACCCGCGACGGCGCGCTGCTGCTGGACCTCCAGCGGCTGGAGCCCGCCGCCACCTACCCCCTGGAGATCTACGCCGCGTTCGCCTCGGCCGGCCTGCGCCACCCGGGGTACGACTCCTGCGCGGCCCTGCTGGCGGGCACCCGCAGCTGGCGGCTGACCGAGCAGCAGCCCAACCGCCGGCTCGGCCTGCTCAACTCCGAGCGGCGGTGCGGGCTGCCGGTGCGCGACAACCCGGCGGCAGTGCTGCGGAGCACGTGGCTCGGCGGGCTCCCGGAGCCGTGGACCTTCGAACGCGCCGCCGGGTACACGCTGACCCATGTGGTCTTCCATCTCACCGACTGGGGCCACGACTTCGGGGCCGTGCCCGCGGACGTCGCCGCCTATCTCGGCGACTGGCTGCCGCCGTGGCTCGACTCGTGCCTGGAGGACGAGCAGTGGGATCTCGCCTGCGAACTGCTCGCCGTGGCCGCCGCGCTGCCGGGTCCGCCCGACCCCGCCATGGTGGCGGGAGCCTTCGCCGCCCTCGCCGGAGCGCAGGACGCGGCAGGGGCCGTACCGGAGATCGGGCCCGGCCCGACGGGGCGCCGGGTGCGCCGCGACTTCGTGGGGGTCTACCACTCCACGCTGATGGCGGTCTTCGCCTCGGCCCTCGTGCTCGCCCGCTTCGACGGTGCCGTCCCGCCGGAGGTCCCGTCATGA